CAGTAGAAACTTTTATTCTGGCTTGGGATGAACGAATCAGAATCAATGATTTAGATAACTTACTACAGATACCCGAACAGAAAAAAGGACAACCAGTGGAACTACTGGTACTTAGTGCTTGTGAGACCGCAGTCGGAGATAAACGTGCTGCCTTAGGTTTGGCAGGAATAGCAGTCAAAGCAGGAGCAAGTAGCACTTTAGCAACATTATGGTCTGTGAATGATGAAGCTACAGCTAATCTGATGCGTCAGTTTTATAAGCACTTAAGCATTAGCAAAGAAACCAAAGCAGAAGCTTTACGCCGTGCCCAAATAGCTCTGTTAAAAGATCCGCAATACGAGCATCCAGTGTACTGGGCACCCTACATTTTAGTTGGGAACTGGCTTTAGAGAGAAATAAATATAACTACTGACAATAGCATCTAACTGCGACGCACCCTAAAATAATAGACAGGATTTCGTGTGGCATCTATCTGCCGTTTTGATACCAATGACTGAGCAACGCGATGCTGATTCATTGTCAGCGAATTCTCAGCAGTTAAATGAATCTGGTGGCGATCGCCTGGAGTCGGAACCACTGACAGCAATGTCTGCTGATGATTGGAGAAACCGGATTGCCAATGTTTGGCACAAGGCAACACCGCGCCTAGTGCAATTACTACCCGTAGACCAATTAGCACAAACAGTTGTTAAATGGTTTAGTGTCAGCGAAACTCAGATTGCGGAGATTTTAGAAACAGTTAGAGCCGAATTGCCAACCACGGAAGCCCTGTTGATTGGGAAACCCCAAGCCGGTAAAAGTTCTATTGTCAGGGGGTTGACAGGAGTTTCTGCTGAGATTGTTGGTCAAGGATTTCGCCCTCACACCCAACATACCGAACGTTACGCCTATCCTTCTGATGACCTACCTTTACTGATTTTTACGGATACGGTGGGTTTGGGCGATGTCAAGCAAGAGACTCAGGCAATTATTAAGGAATTGGTTGGCGATCTAGAACAATCAACTCGCAGCGCCAGAGTTTTGATTCTGACAGTGAAAATTAACGATTTTGCTACTGACACATTGCGTCAAATTGCACGGGATTTGCGTCAGCAATATCCAGACATTCCCTGCTTGCTAGCGGTTACTTGTTTGCATGAGGTTTATCCTCCAGGTACGGTAGATCATCCAGCTTACCCGCCAGATTATGAGGAAGTAAATCGAGCCTTTGAAGCAATTGAGGAAGATTTTGCTAAAGTATGCGTTGGCGAAGCCTCTCCGAAGGAGATTCGCTCTGTTCTCATCGACTTTACTTTAGAAGAGGATGGCTATACCCCTGTATTTTACGGCTTAGAAGCATTCCGAGATAACTTAGCAGAACTACTGCCAGAAGCCGAAGCTAAGGCAATTTATCAGTTATTGGATCGCGAGGAGACTGGTAAGCAACTTGGCAACCTCTACAGAGATACGGGACGGCGTTATATTTTGCCCTTTGCAATTATGGCAGCAACAGTTGCCGCTGTACCATTGCCTTTTGCAACAATGCCAGTGCTGACGGCTTTGCAAGTATCTATGGTAACGGCATTGGGTAACTTATACGGGCAGACTTTGACACCATCCCAAGCTGGTGGAGTTGTGAGTGCGATCGCAGGTGGTTTTTTGGCTCAAGCGATCGCACGGGAGTTAATCAAATTCGTCCCAGGTTTCGGCAGCGTAATAGCTGCATCTTGGGCAGCTGCTTACACTTGGTCGCTTGGTGAAACAGCTTGTGTATACTTTGGTGATTTGATGGGTGGCAAAAAACCCGATCCGAAAAAGATTCAATCTGTGATGCAAGAGGCTTTCAAAGCAGCGCAAGAAAGATTTAAGGGTATTAAGCCTAAAGTATAGTCATTGTGGTTTTCAAAAAGCTGAACTCCGGAGGAAATTTCTGAGTAAATCTACCAAATTACGCTGTCGACATGACGAATACGCACCATTGCTCCTGATTATGAAAAGGGCGATCGCTACTCAGATAACTGACAAAATCCTGCCACTCTTCACCCCTCGATTGTCAGAATCTAGAATAGAATTTGTTGGGTGCTATGGGATTTCCACAGGACTGGAAAAATGATACTGACAGAAAAACTGGAGCAACTAAAAGCTATATTCGCAGAAATGGAGCAGGCGCTGATCGCTTACTCTGGAGGTGTTGATAGTACTTTGGTTGCCAAGATTGCTTATGATGTGTTGGGCGATCGCGCTTTGGCTGTGACTGCTGTTTCACCGTCACTATTGCCGGAAGAATTAGAAGATGCCAAAATTCAAGCGGCAACTATTGGGATTCCCCATCAAATTGTCCAAACAAACGAAATGGACAATCCCAATTACACTTCCAATCCTGTTAACCGCTGCTATTTCTGCAAAAGTGAATTGCACGACACTCTCAAGCCTTTAGCTAGAGAATTCGGTTATCCCTATGTGGTGGATGGAGTCAACGCTGACGATCTACACGATTATCGCCCAGGAATTCAAGCCGCTAAAGAAAGAGGTGCGCGATCGCCTTTAGCAGAAGTTGGCGTTACAAAAATGGAAGTTCGCCAACTTTCACAACAACTGAGTTTACCTTGGTGGGACAAACCTGCTCAACCTTGTCTTAGTTCCCGTTTTCCCTACGGTGAAGAGATTACTGTTGCTAAGTTACAACGAGTAGGTAGGGCAGAAATTTACCTGCGCAAGCTGGGTTTAAAGAATTTACGCGTGCGTTCGGAAGGAGATACAGCACGCATTGAATTACCGCCAGAACAAATCAAAGAGTTTGTATTGACGACGGATTTACAGCAAGTAGTGTCTGCTTTTCAAGAGTTTGGATTTATTTACGTCACACTAGATTTGGAAGGTTATCGTAGTGGTAAGTTGAATCAGGTGTTGCCACAAACCTTAAGCGTGAAAGCGTAAGATTTTGTTGGCAAATTCATCAATTAGTACAGTAAATGGGGAACAAATATCTAGTTAAGAGGATAATAAAGTCTACTTTACTCCCTTCTGCCCTTCGGGTTCAGCAGTGACGCTCCTGCGTCGCTACCGCTGACCTCGAAGACTCGCTACCGCTACGCTAACGCTAACGCAATCGACGCAAAGCGAAGCCACTGCGTTGGACGGGTTCCCCGGCTTAAAGCAAGTGGCGTCCAAGACTGCGACTGCTTCACCTTCTGCCCCCTTTCTTTTAATTAATTTCAGCCTCCACAGGAATGAGAACGCACCCGTTAATTTTCCAAGTCGTATCAGGCTGCTTTTCCATTAAATACAATGCCCTTACAGGAACTCCATCAGGGCCAAGCAGCAGTACTAGTTGAGTTATCTTTCCGTGGATGGTTGTGATTTTCTCAAAGAAGACGGAACGAGGACGATATACTGCGGGATAACCCAGTTGCACCATTTGCATAAAGTTGTCTGGGTTGCGGAATTGCAGTTGAATTTCTGGGCTAGCTAGAGCAAAAGCTGCTGCGGTATCATCCTTTTGAAAGGCTTCTAATTGACGTTCGATGACATGGCGGATGGCGATGACATCGCTATCAGTAATTTTCATAAATCTAAAATTGTGCGAAGCGATCGCTCAATTATTGCGCTGAGTCAGCTTTAATTCTATCTGCTCTAGTGCTGACCGCCAAACCTCATAACCATCGGGCGATAGATGTAACCCATCTGTGGTTAATTCTGGGCGCAAATTGCCTTCAAAGTCTGTAAACCATCTATAAATATTGATATAAGTAACTTTTTCTTGTTTAGCTATCAGTTCGAGTTGTGTATTGAGATAACGAATGCGCTGGTTAGAAATGCTCGGTAGACGAGCAGGTAATATTGATTGGATAATTATCTGAGACTTGGGGTGCGCCTGCCGTAAGCTACGCATAATCCGGCGATGATTGCGTAAAATTACTTCATCACTAGTATTCTTGCGGATGTCGTTAATCCCAGCCATGACGTAAATCGCATCTGGTCGCGTCTCGGAAAATGCTGACAATCTTCTTAAGACACCAGTAGAGGTATCTCCAGATATTCCCTGATTTAACCACAATTTGCCAGCAGGCAGTTTTTCTTTAGGAAACCACATGCTTAAAGAATCACCTACCAAAATGCTTAACCGATTTGTGCCTTTACCTTGAGCGATCGCTTTAGCTTCCAAAGCTAGTAAACGTTTCCAATCTTCATAAGTTAGTTGGCGTTTCTTAGCTGACTCTGACAATGACTCCAAACTATCTTCATCTAGGCCTTTATTAATTTGACCTGTTTTCAAAGCCGCTAATCTTTGGTAGTAAAGTTGACTATTTGAAGCTAGTATACGGTTAGCTCCTAGGGTAGTAGAGTTAACTGATGACTCTACTGGCGCTGCTAAATCCTGATTGGTAAATTCTGGTAAAGCCGGCCCAAAGTTGGGAATAAATTTTTCACCTACTATCGGTGGCGAACTATCTAAAGTTTGTAAAGCCTGACTAGTAAATTCTGGTAAGGAGACATCAACAGTAGGGATTGCTTTGTTACTTATTGTTGGCTGTGAACCCTGTCTTAAATCCCAATGAAATTTAGAATGTTCTGGCAGAATAATCGACATCTGTGGAAGAGCCGATGCTGGTATTGCCAATACTGTTAACAAGCTTGCTGCCAACAGATAAGGGTCCCTCATCGTTTTCTCTCTCCTATACTCATTGCTTTCTCTTATGACAGTAGTGACTGGTTAAATTCAGGAAAATTTTACTTCGGTGTAAGTTCTTATTTTGATTTACTCGGTCTATGTCTGTAAAGCAGGTTTACGGGGTTCAATTTGATAATTCACAATCTCTTTAAACCGAATTTTTACGGATATTCAGGCAATTCTATCTGTAAGAATACTTTGAATACAAACATAGATTCTACTGACCCTAACACTATTGTTTCTGAAATTTAGGTGCTTTACTGCTCCCTTAGCTCTATAAAAATGTCAAAAGCGATCGCTATATTAGTCTTTTATTACACTAATGTTCTCTGTGATTACACTGTTAGTAATTCGTAAATGTTTTTTGATTTTCTCATCAAGATGGCTGCTAGCTTGAATGTTGTTAGCATGGTAGATATGGAATTAACTTTAAGCTCCCTAATTTAGGGAATTTTACTGATTGCCTTGATTTTGCTAGAGAAGAGGCTATCGATTTTAATTTTCTCATATAAAATTAAGTGATGCTAAGGCATCATATGTCAAATATGGGATTAATCAGGTTAAAGATTCGAGAACTAGCACAAGAGAAAGGATGGACTCTCAAAGAGGTTTCCGATCGCTCTGGCGTGATTTACAGTACAGTGAGAAGCTATGCTCGCCGTTCTGGGATGACAACAGTGGATTTTACGGCTATCCACAAATTGGCTCGGACATTTGATGTGATGATTGAAGAATTAGTGGAAATTATAGAGGAATAGCTACATTTTTAGAAGATTATAACCAAAGAGATAGGAAATTTAGTTTTGTTTCTGGTATTAGCATTTGGTCAATATTGCTATTAATGCTTATATGTAAAATCTGCATTTAAGCAATTTAAATTGATTACTATAGTTATATAGAATAAGCCGATTATAAATGCTAAGATTTAGGCGAAGTCATTAATATTTACTGTTATTTCGTGGCAAGAGCTAGTACTGCGATCGGTGTCAGTCCCATTATTAAGGAGATTGTGCAAAAACAGGCACATTCGACACGTTTGACTCTGAAAGAGGTGATACTTATGGGGATGTTAGCAATTGACAAACTCGACGATCAAAGTCGTCAAGAGCTAGCAGATGAAGTCCATAAAATGCAGGTGAATGGTGAAATCTAAATCTGCTTTTGGGTTCGCGAATTAAAAGTTCAAAGCGAACATTTTAACTATTCAAAAAGTTATCAGTAGCCAATTATCAAAGTTTGAATTAGAAATTCATACCTCAGACTGAGTATAATTTTTTGAGGCAATAAACTCTGAGTTCAGATATAAAACTGATTACAGTTTGCTGATTATTGGCTAAAACGGTAACGGCTTCCCATAACATAATCCTCATTGATTTCAAAAGCAAGCCATCGGCGTTGCAAAGTCTCAGCAACAAACCCAGTTGTGTTAGATCCTGCAAATGGATCTAATACTACATCACCTGCATCAGTCAAAAATTTAATAAAGAACTCCGCGAAAGCTTGAGGAAAACGTGCTGGATGAGGTTTAATTCCTACTGCTTTACAGCGACGTAAATAAGCACTATTAGATTCAGTATTAGCAATTTCTAGTAAGTTTGGCGGAATTGCACCTTGGTTATCCTTTTGGAATTTATCAGAAATATCATGTCCGCTAGGACGTATTTTGGCTTGATAGCCATTCTTGAGTAATTGTTTCATACTCTGGCTATATGGCTTGAGAATTTTTCTATTATCGGCTTTAGGATTGGGTGTTTTTGATAACCACCAAACTACATTTACTGAATCTTTGACACGAATTCGCCTAATTGTCACCCACTCCGCAGGGGTAGGTAATCTAGCTGGATTATAGTGATAGAATTCTTGCGCGAGAAAAAAGCCAACTTCTTTACACAATCTCACTAAAAGTTCGTATTGGTAGATACTCCGCACAGGGTTACCAGACAGATAAGCACCACCCAAATCTAAAATCAATGAGCCGTTATCAGCCAGTACTCGTTTAAATTCGTATGCGAAAGGTAGAAACCATTCTATATATTTTTCTGCGCTTTCATTACCGTATTCTTTTTTGCGTGTAAGCGCAAATGGAGGTGAAGTGAGAATTAAATTAATAGTATTGTCATCAAGGAATTTTATTAGTTCTAGACTGTCACCTAAATATATTGCTCCATTATTTTGGGTATAATAAGGATTAAAGTTATTAGTTTTCTGCGTTTTTTTAGGTTCTGCTGTCAAGAGTAATTAATATTGTAAAATTATCGCGTTTTTATATTTATAACTATTTTCAACTTAGAAGAAGTATTGAGTTAAAAAAATAATTGCTGGCATCAGGATAGGAATGCGCATATCCTATCCACTACTAAAAACCTACCATTTTTTGTAGGGAAGAAATTTCCCAGACATAATAATTTTCACGCGATCGCCTTTAGGATCTGCTTCTTTTTCAATATCCAAGGTAAAATCAATTGCGCTCATAATCCCGTCGCCAAATTTTTCCTGAATCACATCTTTAATGGGGAAGCCGTATACCTGCATAATCTCGTAGAAACGATAAATCAGCGGGTCTGTTGGTACCACTGGGCCTAATCCTTTTACCGGGTATTCAGTTAACTCTTTAATATAGATAGGGCCTAAATCCAAAGCTTCCACCAGCAACTTAGCCTCTTCCTCAGATGCACTAGCTTGACGATAGAATACAGCAGCAATCCAAACTTCATCGCGTCCAAGAATTTTTTCTAAATCAGCAAAGCTCAGGCCTTTGTCTTGTTTGGCTTTTAACAGCGTTTGCGTAATTTCAGGAATAGACATCTTACTAATTTTTTATAGGGTTTATTGTGTAAGAAGAAATTTTATCATGATTATCTGAAATAGGCGATCGCTTTTTGGTTGCTATTATGTCAATCAAAAACCTTAAAGTAGAAGTAAATTCAGCGGCTGAATTTGACTAGCTCCTAATTTACATATCCGTATAATTTGCTTTGAAAATTATACAAACTTGATGTTCGTTATTAATATATATATTTATATTTCGTAGACTAGAGCATAACTACGGCTAAAATTAGCATCAATTGGAGAGGCATCTATTAATTTTCTTAAACCAGTAAAAAGAAAAGGCGACCTGAGTTTTTGACAGTTAGAAATTACATATAGTGTTTTCACACCTACTTTTTCAGCTTTTTCCCATAAACCTTCTCCTCTAGTTGACTGTGTGCAGTACTGTAGTAAATCTTGTGCTGTTTGAAGATTAAATTCTGGATACAATTCAATTTTTTCTAAATTTCCTTCATATCTTACTAAGTTAGAATCTCCTACAGGAGCAAAGTAGATTTTACGTTGACCGTGAGTTTCTATTGCTAATTTAGCTGATGACCAAACGACAGATGAGCGGAAAGTGATTGGCTGTCTGGGATTATGGCTACTAATTTCTGGCTACTAATTTCAACTGCTTCATCAAGATGCTCAGAATAATTTCGAGAAAAAATTGCACAATTTGAATTTTGTTTTACTTGTGCTTGTAATGTCATCTTATTGATATCCTCTGCATAAAGTATTTACTCTAGAGTTCCCATAAAAATAGAAAAATTAACCACAAGTAAAAATCCCCCACCTTACGGCAGGGGATTTTGCTTAATTACCTAAAACACTATTAGCTAGGATCAACCGAACTTACCAGCGGTGGAGGCAATTAGGAATGCTGCGTAGGTTAGAACATAGCCCACAGCGAAGTGAGTTAGACCAACCAAACGAGCTTGAACGATGGAGAGAGCAACGGGCTTATCTTTCCAGCGAACCAAGTTAGCTAGAGGAGTACGCTCGTGCGCCCAGACAAGGGTTTCAATCAACTCTTGCCAGTAACCTCTCCAGGAGATGAGGAACATGAAGCCTGTTGCCCAAACTAGGTGTCCGAATAGGAACATCCAAGCCCAAACAGACAAGTTATTCACGCCGTAGGGGTTGTATCCGTTAATCAACTGAGCAGAGTTAGCCCAGAGGTAATCACGGAACCAGCCCATTAAGTATGTGGAGTTTTCGTTGAACTGAGCAACGTTACCTTGCCAAATACCGAGGTGCTTCCAGTGCCAGTAGAAGGTTAACCAACCTACTGTATTCAATGCCCAGAACAGAGCTAGATAGAAAGCGTCCCAAGCGGAGATGTCGCAAGTACCGCCACGACCAGGGCCGTCGCAAGGGAATGCATAACCGAAGTCCTTTTTATCGGGCATCAGCTTGGAACCACGAGCATCCAAAGCACCCTTAACGAGAATCAAGGTGGTGGTGTGCAGACCTAAGGCGATCGCATGGTGTACCAAGAAGTCGCCAGGGCCAATTGTTAAGAACAGGGAGTTAGTACCAGCATTGATGGCATCTAACCAACCAGGTAACCAGACGTTAGCGTAGTTAGGATAAGCTGTGTAAGCAATACTATCGGGGTTGGACAACAGAACATCCAATCCGTACAGTACCTTACCATTAGCAGCTTGGACGAACTGCGCAAATACTGGCTCAATCAGGATTTGCTTTTCAGGTGTACCAAAAGCAACTACTACGTCGTTGTGAACGTACAAACCTAGGGTGTGGAAGCCTAAGAAGAGAGATACCCAGCTAAGGTGGGAAATGATCGCTTCTTTGTGCTTGAGAACACGTTCTAGGACGTTCCCTTTGTTTTGTTCGGGGTCGTAGTCACGAACCCAGAAGATTGCGCCGTGAGCAAAGGCACCAACCATCAAGAAGATAGCGATGTATTGGTGGTGGGTGTACAACGCTGCCTGTGTTGTGTAGTCCTTAGCGATAAACGCATAGGAGGGCATCGAGTACATGTGCTGCGCTACCCAAGAGGTGAGAACACCCAAACAAGCTAGGTGCCAACCCAATTGGAAGTGGAGAGAGTTGTTGTAGGTGTCGTATATACCTTGGTGAGGTAGGTTGAACGGACCTTCAACTGGTTTGCCAAAGAAAGTTTTGGCATTCATCATTTCTTTGATGCTGTGACCAATACCAAAGTTGGTACGGTACATGTGACCAGCAACAATGAAGAGTACAGCGATCGCCAAGTGGTGGTGAGCGATGTCAGTCAACCACAGGGCTTCTGTTTGCGGATGGAAACCACCTAAGAAAGTTAGAATTGCAGTCCCTGCCCCTTGGGATGTACCGAACACATGACCTGCTGTGTCAGGGTTCTGGGCGTAAACACCCCAGTTACCAGTGAAGAAGGGTTGTAACCCTGCTGGGTGGGGAGGAGTGCTGAGGAAGTTGTCCCAACCTACGTGCTGTCCGCGAGCTTCGGGGATAGCAACGTGAATCAAGTGACCTGCCCATGCCAAAGAGCTAACACCAAACAAACCAGCTAAGTGGTGGTTAAGGCGAGATTCAGCATTCTTGAACCAAGCCAGGCTAGGACGGTACTTGGGTTGCAAGTGCAACCAACCAGCAAACAGGAACAATGCTGCCAACAGTAAGAGGAAAACTGAACCAGTGTACAGTTCGCTGTTTGTCCGCATACCGATGGTGTACCACCAGTGGTAAATACCGGAGTATGTAATGTTTACCGGATTGCTAGCGCCAGCTTGAGTGAAAGCTTCGATCGCTGGTTTACCAAAGTGGGGGTCCCAAATTGCGTGAGCAATGGGACGGATGTGAAGGGGATCTTTGATCCACTGTTCAAAGTTACCTTGCCAGGCTACGTGGAACAGGAGGCTGGAAGTCCACAGGAAGATGATTGCCAAGTGACCGAAGTGAGTGGCGAAAATCTTTTGGTAAAGATTCTCTTCCGTCATGCCATCATGGCTTTCAAAGTCGTTGCCTGTAGCGATCGCATACCAAATCCGACGAGTAGTCGGGTCCTGTGCGAGATCCTGGCTAAATTTTGGAAATTTTGTTGCCATAGGTTTGATAATTCCTCTGACCTTTAGCCATCAGTTTCAGCTTTGAGAGTCCTGAGTCCTGAGTTCTGAGTTTTAACTAGGCACTCAGTACCCAGCACCCAGTACTCTATATAGCTGATTGCTACCCTACTGAAAGAATGTGTGCGTGGAAGAATGCCCAGGTGGTAGCAATTCCTCCTAAGAGGTAGTGAGCTACACCTACTGCCCGACCTTGAGTAATGCTCAAAGCGCGAGGCTGAATTGATGGTGCTACCTTCAGTTTATTATGCGCCCAAACGATGGACTCAATTAGTTCTTGCCAGTAGCCACGACCGCTGAACAGGAACATTAAGCTGAATGCCCATACAAAGTGAGCGCCCAAGAACATGAGTCCGTAAGCAGACAGCGCACTTCCGTAGGAGTTGATTACTTGTGAAGCTTGTGCCCACAAGAAGTCACGCAACCAACCGTTGATTGTGATGGCACTTTGGGCAAAGTTACCACCAGTAATGTGAGTCACATTACCTGCTGCGTCTACAGTTCCCCAAACATCAGATTGCATCTTCCAGCTGAAGTGGAAAATTACAATTGACAGAGAGTTGTACATCCAGAATAGTCCGAGGAATACATGATCCCAACCGGATACTTGGCAAGTACCGCCACGGCCTGGGCCGTCGCAAGGGAAGCGGAAGCCCAAGTTTGCTTTGTCTGGAATCAGACGAGAACTACGAGCAAACAGTACACCCTTCAGGAGGATGAGGACGGTTACGTGAATGGTAAAGGCATGAATGTGGTGAATTAAGAAGTCGGCTGTACCCAAAGCAATAGGTGCAGCTGCTACTTTACCGCCTACAGCCAAAATACCACCGCCGAAGACATAGCTCACCGGTTCTAAGGCATTCGGTGCAGTTGTACCAGGAGCTAAAGCGTGGATATTTTGTACCCACTGGGCAAACACTGGCTGCAACTGAATTGCTGTATCGGAGAACATATCTTGGGGACGACCCAATGCACGCATTGTGTCGTTGTGGATGTAAAGTCCAAAGCTATGGAAGCCGAGGAAAATACAAACCCAGTTTAAGTGAGAGATAATCGCATCCCGGTGACGAATCACCCGATCCAGTACGTTGTTTTGGTTCACAACTGGATCGTAATCCCGAACCATGAAGATAGCTGCGTGAGCAGCACCCCCAACGATTAGGAAACCACCAATCCAAATATGGTGTGTAAAGATACACAACTGCGTAGCGTAGTCAGTTGCCAAATATGGATAGGGGGGCATCGCGTACATGTGGTGCGCGATGATGATGGTCAAGGAACCCAAGAAGGCTAGGTTGGTGCCTAACTGAGCGTGCCAAGATGTAGTCAGGTTTTCATAAAGACCTTTGTGACCTTCACCAGTGAAGGGGCCTTTATGGTTTTCGAGGATCTCTTTAATGCTGTGACCGATACCCCAGTTAGTGCGGTATTGGTGTCCTGCAATGATAAACAGTACAGCGATCGCCAAGTGGTGATGAGAAATATCTGTCAGCCACAAGCCGCCTGTTACTGGGTTTAGACCGCCTTTGAAGGTGAGGAAGTCAGCGTACTGACCCCAGTTCAAGGTGAAGAAAGGTGCTAAACCATTAGCAAAGCTGGGATAAAGCTCGGTCAACAAGTCTTTGTTCAGGATGAACTCGTGGGGCAAGGGAATATCTTTGACAGCTACCCCTGCATCCAACAGCTTGTTAGTCGGTGCGGACACGTGAATTAAGTGTCCAGCCCATCCCAAAGAACCACAACCTAGCAATACTTGCAGGTGGTGATTCAGCATGGATTCCACATTCTGGAACCATTCCAGTTTGGGAGCACGCTTGTGGTAATGGAACCAACCAGCAAACAGGAACAAGCCTGCTAATACCAAGCCGCCAATGGCTGTTACGTAGAGCTGGAATGAGTTTGTAATACCCCAGCCACGCCATACTTGGAACAAGCCAGAGGTGATTTGAATACCGTGGAAGCCACCGCCAACATCACCGTTTAAGATGTCTTGCCCGACTATGGGCCAAACGACTTGAGCACTAGGTCTAACGTTTAAAGGGTCGCTCAACCAAGCTTCGTAATTGGAAAACTTAGCGCCGTGGAATATCATCCCGCTCAGCCAAATCGTCACTACAGCTAAGTGGCCGAAGTGTGCTGCGAATATCTTGCGGGATATGTCTTCTAGATCGCTGGTATGTGTATCAAAATCGTGGGCGAGGGCATGTAGGTTCCAAATCCATGTGGTGGTTTTGGGACCTCTGGCTAAAGTTCTGTCGAAGTGCCCTGGGGTTGCCCATCTCTCAAAAGAGGTAGGTACAGGATCGTTATCGACTATTACTCTTGCCTTTTTTTCCTCTCGCTCCGGAGGACTAATCGTCATTCGACCTCCTCTCTAGATAAGGAATGAGGAATCAGGAAACCACAAAGTTAACTATTCTCGCATCTCCAGATTTTTCTGGGGGCGATTCAGACCCGATGTGGAAGTTTGTTTCTGTTGAATTATAAAGTCTTAACTTGTACATTGTTGGCGATAATTTAACAATAATTCAAAATCACTGGAATAATTGTCCAATCTGCCTTTTAACTTCAAACTAATGGGCAAAAAGTCAATAGTTTATTCATTTTATTTACAAAGGCACACAATTCGTAAAACTTATAGTTTGTGCTTGTGCCGTGGGCGTTTCGGCTGTTGTATTTGTTGCTTCCTGGTTTAAATTACAGTTAGCAAAAAACTGTCAAAAAAACGACATATTCTGCTATGTCTCCAAAAAGACAAAGTAAAAACCTATGGAGTGAAGCAAATTTCATCTTTTGAGCTATAGTGCGCTATGGACAGTTTGAGCCAAAATAATTTGGCAGTTGTTAAAGGCGATCGCTGGGTGGAAGGCATGAACTCTTGGCAAAAGACGATAGGGAATCTCCTTCCTTGGAGGTTCGCTGGTTTAAGGTGGCTGATGACATTGTTAATAGTCTTGAGTTTGGTAAGCTGCGGTGAGAAAGCTGCCAGCCAAGATATATCT
The genomic region above belongs to Calothrix sp. NIES-2098 and contains:
- a CDS encoding GDSL family lipase, which translates into the protein MRDPYLLAASLLTVLAIPASALPQMSIILPEHSKFHWDLRQGSQPTISNKAIPTVDVSLPEFTSQALQTLDSSPPIVGEKFIPNFGPALPEFTNQDLAAPVESSVNSTTLGANRILASNSQLYYQRLAALKTGQINKGLDEDSLESLSESAKKRQLTYEDWKRLLALEAKAIAQGKGTNRLSILVGDSLSMWFPKEKLPAGKLWLNQGISGDTSTGVLRRLSAFSETRPDAIYVMAGINDIRKNTSDEVILRNHRRIMRSLRQAHPKSQIIIQSILPARLPSISNQRIRYLNTQLELIAKQEKVTYINIYRWFTDFEGNLRPELTTDGLHLSPDGYEVWRSALEQIELKLTQRNN
- a CDS encoding XRE family transcriptional regulator, with protein sequence MSNMGLIRLKIRELAQEKGWTLKEVSDRSGVIYSTVRSYARRSGMTTVDFTAIHKLARTFDVMIEELVEIIEE
- a CDS encoding DNA methylase N-4/N-6; the protein is MTAEPKKTQKTNNFNPYYTQNNGAIYLGDSLELIKFLDDNTINLILTSPPFALTRKKEYGNESAEKYIEWFLPFAYEFKRVLADNGSLILDLGGAYLSGNPVRSIYQYELLVRLCKEVGFFLAQEFYHYNPARLPTPAEWVTIRRIRVKDSVNVVWWLSKTPNPKADNRKILKPYSQSMKQLLKNGYQAKIRPSGHDISDKFQKDNQGAIPPNLLEIANTESNSAYLRRCKAVGIKPHPARFPQAFAEFFIKFLTDAGDVVLDPFAGSNTTGFVAETLQRRWLAFEINEDYVMGSRYRFSQ
- a CDS encoding cyanate hydratase; this translates as MSIPEITQTLLKAKQDKGLSFADLEKILGRDEVWIAAVFYRQASASEEEAKLLVEALDLGPIYIKELTEYPVKGLGPVVPTDPLIYRFYEIMQVYGFPIKDVIQEKFGDGIMSAIDFTLDIEKEADPKGDRVKIIMSGKFLPYKKW
- the psaB gene encoding photosystem I core protein A2 — translated: MATKFPKFSQDLAQDPTTRRIWYAIATGNDFESHDGMTEENLYQKIFATHFGHLAIIFLWTSSLLFHVAWQGNFEQWIKDPLHIRPIAHAIWDPHFGKPAIEAFTQAGASNPVNITYSGIYHWWYTIGMRTNSELYTGSVFLLLLAALFLFAGWLHLQPKYRPSLAWFKNAESRLNHHLAGLFGVSSLAWAGHLIHVAIPEARGQHVGWDNFLSTPPHPAGLQPFFTGNWGVYAQNPDTAGHVFGTSQGAGTAILTFLGGFHPQTEALWLTDIAHHHLAIAVLFIVAGHMYRTNFGIGHSIKEMMNAKTFFGKPVEGPFNLPHQGIYDTYNNSLHFQLGWHLACLGVLTSWVAQHMYSMPSYAFIAKDYTTQAALYTHHQYIAIFLMVGAFAHGAIFWVRDYDPEQNKGNVLERVLKHKEAIISHLSWVSLFLGFHTLGLYVHNDVVVAFGTPEKQILIEPVFAQFVQAANGKVLYGLDVLLSNPDSIAYTAYPNYANVWLPGWLDAINAGTNSLFLTIGPGDFLVHHAIALGLHTTTLILVKGALDARGSKLMPDKKDFGYAFPCDGPGRGGTCDISAWDAFYLALFWALNTVGWLTFYWHWKHLGIWQGNVAQFNENSTYLMGWFRDYLWANSAQLINGYNPYGVNNLSVWAWMFLFGHLVWATGFMFLISWRGYWQELIETLVWAHERTPLANLVRWKDKPVALSIVQARLVGLTHFAVGYVLTYAAFLIASTAGKFG